From Alligator mississippiensis isolate rAllMis1 chromosome 1, rAllMis1, whole genome shotgun sequence:
ccccctggtcgggtggtctgtagtagacacctaccataaggtccctttcaccatgccccattgtagtttgacccatagtgtctctgcccctcctctaacccaaagcgaATACTtcatgatgtgaggtgctctttgacatcgAGTGACATTGTGTGATCCTTTCTCTAGATAGTGCATCACTATATCtaatgtgtgtattatatatctgGTGAGAGTATAGCTAGTGACAAAGGGCTGCACACACTGAATTCATGCCTTCCCTCTGCCAATGCAAAGTTGAAAGTGGAGATCACAGCTCACACTTGTTTTTGCTGCTTGTTCTGGAAGAACAAGGTAAAGCGACGGAGAGAGAGAATCAAGTCTGAGTGCAAGAAGCTGCGTCGCTTTGTGAGCGAGGAGGAGCAGCGGCTTCTGCAGAgactgaaggaggaggagagcgAGACTCTGCGGAGCCTGAAGGCGAACGTAGCCCAACTCTCCCGGCAAAGCTCCTCTCTGCGCACGCTGATCTCGGAGATAAAGGAAAAGAGCCGGCAGacacctgctgagctgctgaaggTGAGCGTGTGCTGCTGATCCGGCCCCTCAATGATGCTGCCTTCTGGCACAAAGCAGCCCTCGGCCTGGACCCCAGAACTGGGGGAAACTGAGCCAAGACTCAGACAAGAGTTTCCATCATCCTAGAGGTCTACCAGGTTGTACTGGGAGGAAATCCTGATTTGGGAGAAGCCCCAAGTTATTGAACATAAAAGCTGCctacagaaatgaaaacaaagggaTTGACTTTAAGGTCAGTGTGCCCCTccgccaagcccagcacatgtccagaaATGGTAGCACAATAGTTCGACATGGCTtgcccaatatctgtatagattgggcacttccaCAGGgattttttggagcttttatctgATAGCTGGTTGAATCAACTTTAGATTAAAGCCACAAAAAGCCTTAATGAACCGTGTGATCTAGAGAGATGCTGTGGAGCCGGGTCCAACTAAAGTTCGGCCTCTTCCAGGAAAGCACAGTTTATTTGGTTTtctcatgtctgtcagcagctgcaAAGGAAATCAGGAAATCTGGAGGTAGCTGAGAAAATGTTCAGAGCAAAGTAATGCTGAGACAGAGGTGATAGCAGAGAAATGGCTCATCCCCCTTGGCTGCATTCAAGTGCACCAGGCAGAGGCAAACATAAGGATtttcacactgaaaaaaatgatgCCCATAGAACAGACAAGTCATAAACTCCCTAAATGTTGGCACAGATGGTTTCACCCAGCAAGGGAATATTCACTTTTACCCACCTTTTTCCCTTTCTAGGATGTGAAAAGGACCTTGGACAGGTGCtgtatcttccccttcccccacccagtaCATTCCTGCTTGGGCTGTGGCAGGCATATCCATGTGGAAGAGCTGGGCTGAGCGATGCTGGGGGATATGTTCCTCTTAGGAGCAAGGATGTGAAGCTTCAGGAAACAAAAGCTGTTTCAACAGAGCTGAAGACCCCGTGCAGCATCCCAGGGATGGTGGAAATGCTAAGGAAATTCACAGGTAcgtggcagcacatggcagggtCATTGGCAAGAGcggtgctgagtgcactggggggtgtagcacacacagcacagggggatGCGACTGATGTGTCGGCAGAGAGCCTCTGCAGTCCTGCAGCGGTCTGCTCAGCCCAGGTCTGAGAGTCCCTGGATCGGCAAGGGGAAAAGTCCCGTTGTAGTTTCCATGCAGGGCACGGCTGGGTCACTccagtggggacaggggaagttGGAAAGAGGAGATCGAGTGGCAGGAactgggcctggggcacatgcaagAGGATAATCTCAGACCACCAGCACTTTGCTGTCCAGCCCTGATCCTGTCACTAcctgctccctcccacagcaggaaCAGGGATCCACCTGGTTGATCATTTGAGGGGCAGAACGGGGCAGAACGGTCCCTTccctgaggcagcaggaagggcaggtggCCCAGACGTCAGCCTCAGCCAGGCCTGGCCTTGCCCTGAGAGTGCAGACAGgtgcccacagcccccagccccctccaggcagcaacGAACAGGGACCCAactggcaggtcccagcctggtctctgcagctgtttcctgcccgtgatggtgcaaagcagcagccagtgcagtcctgcccacacagagctgcagcccagcagctggttCCACCCGGGACTGGGTTTGGGAGAGTCAAGGCATCCGTTCTTAAAGGGGCTTTGATGCCCCAGCTCAGTCTGTGGTGTGGATCAGCCCTGAGGCTTTCCTGAATGGTGCGGGCTTGGCAGGGACATCTGAGGTATCCCACTTATCTTGCCCAGAGCTATCACCTTCCCCACGTGGGTCAGATGAGGCTGGAGTCAGGCTGAGTGTGGGGAGAGCCTGGCCTTGGCCAGTCTGCATCCAGAGTGGGGTGTAAGATCTCCAGCCCTGCGGGGACACCCTGCCTGGACCTGCCCCTGGATGAATGATTACCAAGAGTGAGGACAGGGGACAGTGGAGGCAGTCCTTGGGGCGTGGGCCAAGCTCTGGGGGCCCTGTGCGGTAGGAGCAGGTGTGCACAGATCACAGCCCCTGGGggacactggggaggggaggtcaggcTGGAGCTGTCCAGACCCTAGAGCAGGCGCTGCTTagaggggagctgggactggccccaggtgcagctgagctcagctgggctgcccttCATGAATGGAAGAGGCTCTGCAATGAAACCCAGCATGTCCCACTCCTTACAGGCACACAGTCACagtcatagaaagaaggaccggaagggaccaataagatcaccaagtccagtcccctgccatgggcaggaggcaactgggctcaaatgagctccaAGATGtccttgtccagcctcctcttgaacgcCTCCAGGGATGGCAAGTGTActgcctctgctggaagtgtgctcCACATTGTACTTACTTTTACGGaatcaaagtttttcctgatgtctacccTAATTTTTTCTCAACTACCTTGTCCCCATTGGACCTTGTCCTCCCAACGGGTGACTTGCATGAACAATCCCAGCCTGTCCCCATCCCTTGTGGGTCAGATGAGCCTGGACCAGACTGACCATGGGGAGGGCCCGCACTGGGCCAGTCTGCACCCAGATCAGGGTGTGAGATCTCTCACCCTGCAgggatcccccagccctgccctgatcctgcctggttgttgagagtgagcaggggctgcggggtggggggtggggtggaaagcacacACGCTCCCTGGGGATGTGAGCCAGTCCCTGCCAGCACTTTATATGCTGGGGGgcctgggcatggctgtaggggagttgTGCAGCTCACAACAGTGGAAAAATCCCTCTGGGAAGTCCCGCTTTCCTGTTCCCCCATTTCGTGTCCCCCCATTTCCTGTTCCCCCATTTCCCCGTGGGGCGACGGTGCTTTCCCAGCAGGGACCAACCCGCGAGTCCTGGGACGCAGGGAATTCCCCGTGATCGCGGGGaccgcctgccccggccctgaCCCGTGACTCTCTCCCCAGTGGACATGACTCTGGACCCAGGGACGGCTCATCCCAAACTCGTCCTGTCTGAGGATCGGAAATGTGTGAGACACAGAGACACCCGACAGGATCTGCCCGACACCCCCGAGAGATTTGACCCTTGTGTCTGTGTCCTGGGCTCGGAGGGGATCACGGGCGGGAGGcgctactgggaggtggaggtgggagacaagacGCGCTGGACCCTGGGcgtgtgcagggagtctgtgcACAGGAAGGGGAAGGTCAAACGATCGCCTGGCGATGGATACTGGGTCGTGTGGCTACAGGACGGGGGATACAAGGCTCTCACCTCCCCCATGACCCCCCTCCCCGTGCGCGTACTGCCCAGGCGGGTGGGGGTTTTCCTAGACTACGAGGGGGGCGAGGTCTCATTTTACAACGTGACCGacaggtcccatctcttcactttcactgacaccTTCTCCGGGACCCTGCACCCTTACTTCAGTCCTGGTGTCAATGCTGGGGGCACCAACGCggctcccctgaccctgtgcccggtcccagcccagccctgagggtatccctgtccctgccatgacccgcggggggcacagactgtcccctccccgcgccccgactgccacccctcggtgcccccggggtgggggcagggctggggtctccatcacAGCACCTGCTTCATGTCCCAGTCCCCACGcacacagcctgggagggaccGGCTCCAAGCTCGCGTCCTTCATGTACAGATCCCTGCTGTCCCCGTGGTTTGTCACTTGGGACTTTGCTTTCCTCTCTCAGCACTGTCCTCccgcctctcctctcctcccctccctccacgcCCTGTCCTTTTCTCTCTGCGCCTCCTGCCATAGCGTGTGAGGAGGTGAGCACGTGCTCGTGAAAGCTGATGCGTCTCCGAGTCCGTGAGCCCAGCGGTGCTCAAGCTTTCTGGTGCGTGAGTCCAGGGCCCCGCACCACATCTAGGGCCACACGTGCGGTTGGACTGCACAGGCGGACCCGGATCCCGTGCACGTACATGATGGCTCAGTGCCCCGGGGACAGGGGTGCttgggtggcagggtgtgggggcagcatccctagcaggggcagcctgctggagccggggcagagccacgatcccctGCCTGCGtgctgttgtgtcttattgtgtttgcTTGCACTGCCCCTTCCAGGCCAAGGCCCCCGTGGTCAGCATTGCAGGGTTTAgttgcttgtggcagttttgtGGCACTGGTGACTCCATTTTCGCTGCCACGAGGAGCCGGTGGGCATTTGGTTCCTCTCACGCACCAGGACTGGAcataataaataactgttagttcaacaCCGGAGTGAACAGTGtcgttgctgaactcacaactaATCACGTGCCCTGCCCGGAGCGTGCAGGCTACAGACCATGGCTCTGCGCTGGCTCCGGAGCAAGccgccctccccccatgcccagcacctctggagcagcccctgcgctGCTCTGCCGCGTGCTGGCGGCGTGGCTGAGGCGGGGTCTCCTTGGAGAGCGGCACAAGCCGTGCAGGCAcaggggctgggaaagggagTCCCCGGCTGACCGGACCCAGCCCGTGGGCCGGACGTCCCCCACCGCTGCGCTAGGGCAATAGAAAAGCGGGTCAGCAAGGGGCTTCACTCAGAGAAAAGCAATGGAGCACACAGGTATGAAGTGGTCGAGTGGGTGGTGTGCCTGCACGAGGGAAAACGATGGGCTGTCTTGGTAGATCACTACAGGGACGAGAGGTCTTCCGTGTGGGACGTGGGAGCAAAAGGAACAAGACATCAAGCAAGAGGGCCGCCGTGCCGGAGGAGATCCTGCaccgctgctcagccccagcttggCCTGGTCTGGACTcctgggagcagtctgggctcCCTGTTTTAAACAGACACGGGGGAGTTCGAGACgggccagaggtggggagggaaggcctTGGAGAGCAAGTCCTcggaggagaggctgtgggagctAGAGACTATGAGAGCAGTCTGCAAATCCTTGGAGGGCTCCTCACTCGTCCTGGGCGCCGGCTTGTAGATCTCATTCTTTCCGGGTGCTTTCCTGGGCATTCATGACCTTCGTGGCTAGGGAAGGGAAGCAATGGCACCAGAgaccaggcagagggagaggaccagcatggggcagggaccagaCCCAGGACAAGTGCTTGAAACACGGGTTTGCTCCTCCCTGAACCACCAAGGAAAGCCGGGGCTTGtggagatggctgctgctgctccagccacccgctcgaggggaggggaagcagctccttgcttgcccctttcctccccgtcGGTGGATGGCCAGAGGACCTCTTCCTGAAGCCGTGCCCCgctggagcagtggtgggagtcagACTGCCCCGCCAGCCTCGGGAGCTCTTCCCCACAGACACTCAGGGGatcttggggccaggctgccctgggcaggtggcaTCTGGCTGGCAAGGTCCtgcacagaggctgggggagcccccGATGCAGGGAGCGTGGTGCAATGCCCAGCACTGTGGACTCTGAATCCAGCAATCCTGGCCTGAGTCTTGGCAGAAGCTCCGGCTCGTGCTTCTTGCAGCGCCAGCTCTTTTGCCAGTCCCGGCGTGGCTTGGCTCTGCTGTGTCCTTGcacttccctctcccttgctcttCCCTGTGTTTTCACGGCTGGGCAAAACGCAGCctctggcctggatctggcccacagcacgaTTCTTCCAGCTCGCGGACGGGGGCAGTCCGAGCTGTGGgacatgcagccagtcccaccagccctgggcacacagcgggactggggcagccacagccttggttttcctctgCCCCACTACTGGATATCGGCAATCGAATTGTCGAAGGCAGGTATCAATGCACTGAAACACGGCGTCCCAGTTGAATCACAGgcaccctcagtacaactccccagcGTCAACCTTGCACTGCAGTGACGTTCAGCAGGAGCACGCGGGGGAACAAGACATCCGCTCTCCGTCACACTGCCAACACAGgagccatggctggtgctgctgcagaaagtcctgctctctgccagcgcCTCCTGGGCGAGAGCAGCTCTTCCCTGCTCCACATGGGTGAGATctcacaggcaggctgcagggtggaTCCTGCCCACGTGCCGTGGTCCTGGTGCCTTCCCTTCTTGGAGCCTGGCTGAGTCCCCGtgccagagctccctgccctgtcctgcctcaGGACCCGAGCAAAAACATGCGTgtgctcttgcaagcaacaactttctgcaaacttGCCCACTCTGCttctgcagggatcctgagccctgctcaAATCCATCAGCAGCGGTTACAGTTGTACGCAACTTCCCCTAAGAGGTGCCGGGCATGCTTTACACTTCAGACATGAATAACCAGTTAATGATGTCTTGTAAAGACTTGCCCGATCCGTTCATGCAGCGAATGGCGTGAtgaaagcaggaataggccacaaAGTCATTACACAAGGGATGTGTAGTAGTTCTAGAGCTGTCTCCAGcacaccattaactgaatgtgtggccaggctgaccgGGGCTCCCAGCTTCCAGAGCCCTTGGGAGTCCAGAACACTCCCGTCCCCCCAGGCAGAGAGCCCgatcagctgcctgctgctccctgtgccGGGCCCGCTGGAGTCAAGGGCCCCGCTGTGcccggcagctgggagccccgtcgGCTGCTGAGGCTCCCCGTCCTGGGAGCTTGCTGCTGGCcggagcaggaggagcctgggatcagatcGTGCGTGGGCTCCCCTCGCGCTGGCAGTATAGTATGGCGGGGTCTGCTGTTCAGTCCCAGGATCACACGTCCTGCCAGGAAGCGCAGTGGTGGGGATCATGCGCCCGATCCCCTCGTGCCTTCACctgcacatctgccagggccGGAGACGCAGGAAGAGAGGAGGGTGGCGTGTGGCTGAAACTCCTGGGTGTGAGGGATATGTGACACTGGTAAGACGTATCTTACTTGCGGCCCAGGCTCCAGCGCTGAAGGCACCCCTCCACCTGCACGGGCTACTTTCTGCCTTTCAACAGGCAGACGTGACGTGCTTGGCACTGGACTGGTCTGTCATGCCAGACTAGCTGCAGAGGTGGGCAGTCCTCCACCTACCATCGCCACCAAAACCTGCTGCTTGGGTAAACGTTTCCAACCAGCCGGAGATCCACTCGGTCCTCGCACAGGAGCCTCCTGCTAACAAGAGACCTAGTCCAAGGGACGCGCGCCTACTGCCTGTTGTTATAAAGGCTCAGAGCCGAGAGGATCTGCTATTTTATGCTCAGGTGTTTGTTTCTCTGGGCCTTTACAGCAGTCCAGAAAACAGATCACAGGGTAAAGACATGCCCCCCAAGCCTCCGAGTGGGGCAGAAAACAGTaaactattcatagattcatagatgttcgggtcgcaagggacctcaatagatcatcgagtccgaccccctgcataagcaggaaagagtgctgggtctagatgaccccagccagatactcatctaacctcctcttgaagacccccagggtaggggagagcaccacctcccttgggagcccgttccagacggtggccactcgaactgtgaagaagttcttcctaatgtccaggctaaatctgctctctgctagcttgtggccattgtttcttgtaacccccgggggcgccttggtgaataaaacctcaccaattcccttctgtgcccccatgatgaacttataggcagccacaaggtcgcctctcaaccttctcctgcggaggctgaaaaggtccagattTTCTAGTCTCTGCTcataaggcttggcctgcaagcccttaaccatacgagtggcccttctctggaccctctccaggttacaagaaacaatggccacaagctagcagagagcagatttagcctgGACATTAGGACATATTTAACAGTAGTCAAGAATATTTTAATCAACCACGTCCTACATTCACTCTTACAAGGAGTCGATTGGACCCATCTCTACAGCTGCACATAGAG
This genomic window contains:
- the LOC132248819 gene encoding E3 ubiquitin-protein ligase TRIM39-like encodes the protein MKRALAMESKEKDSTAAWKNKVKRRRERIKSECKKLRRFVSEEEQRLLQRLKEEESETLRSLKANVAQLSRQSSSLRTLISEIKEKSRQTPAELLKDVKRTLDRSKDVKLQETKAVSTELKTPCSIPGMVEMLRKFTVDMTLDPGTAHPKLVLSEDRKCVRHRDTRQDLPDTPERFDPCVCVLGSEGITGGRRYWEVEVGDKTRWTLGVCRESVHRKGKVKRSPGDGYWVVWLQDGGYKALTSPMTPLPVRVLPRRVGVFLDYEGGEVSFYNVTDRSHLFTFTDTFSGTLHPYFSPGVNAGGTNAAPLTLCPVPAQP